Below is a genomic region from Longimicrobium sp..
CTGGCCATCCTGTACCGGCTGGCGGACGTGTGCATCGTGAGCTCGCTGCAGGACGGGATGAACCTGGTGGCCAAGGAGTACGTGGCCAGCCAGGTTGATCGCAACGGCGTGCTGATGCTCTCCCTCTTCGCCGGCGCGGCCGAGGAGATGGAGGACGCCCTGCACATCAACCCGTACGACCCGGAGGGCACGGCCCTGCGCATCCGCGACGCCCTGGTCCTCCCGGCCGACGAGCGGGCGGCCAGCATGGAGCGCCTGCAGGGGTCGCTGACCTCGATCTACGACTGGATGAACGACATGTTCCAGTGCTGGGGACGGGTTTCGCGCGGGGACGGCGCGTGCGAGCAGCCCCCCGCGGACCCGTTCGCGGAGCCCTTCGACGAGGAGATGGTGGCGGGGGTGGAGGGGGACGAGCGGTACTGACGACGAAAGGAAAACGGGTATGGCGAAGCTCGTGTTCGGAATGAACCAGTCCCTGGACGGCTACGTCGACCACACGGCGTTCGCGCCGGATCCCACGCTGTTCCGCCACTTCGTCGAGGAGGCCCGGGGGCAGGCGGGGAGTGTGTACGGCCGCAAGATCTACGAGATCATGCGGTACTGGGACGACGATCACCCGGAGTGGAACGCAGATGAGCACGCCTTCGCGGAGGCGTGGCGGAAGCAGCCGAAATGGGTCGTCTCGCGCACGCTGACGTCGGTTGGGCCCAACGCCAGCCTCGTCGGGGATGACCTGGAGGGCGCCATCCGCGCGCTGAAGGCCGAGCGCGAGGGGGAGATCGAAGTGGCCGGCCCGGACCTGGCGCAAAGCCTCACTGAGCTTGGCCTGATCGATGAGTATCGGATCTACCTGCACCCGGTGGTGCTTGGTGGGGGCAGCCCGTATTTCGCCGGCCCCCAGCCGCCGCTGCGGCTGGTGGCTCACGATCGGATCGGCGAGGACGTGATCCGGCTGACCTACGTTCCTGCGTAGTCTCACGACGCGGGGGCGAGGGACGTGGACTCGTAGCGGGCGGGGTTTCGCGCGTCACGTCGGGTGTGTGGCGGATCCCTCGGTCGCTGCCGGCTGGAGTGCGAGGGGCAGGTGAGGCGTGGCCGCTCCGTCGGAATGACACCAGCGGCCTCGTTTTTCTTTCCGCGAGGGAGAGTGTAGTTTCACTCACGCACTTTCGCACTTTCGCACTTTCGCACTTTCGCACTCACGCACTCACGCACTCACGCACTATCCCTTGTCCCGAACCATCGCCTTCGACTACGGCCAGCGCCGCATCGGCGTGGCGGTCAGCGACCCCACGCGGACCATCGCGTCGCCGCTGACCACGCTGCAGCGGCGTGCCGGAAAGCGGCCGCCGTGGCCCGAGATCGCCGCGTTGATCGCGGAGAGCGAGGCCGACGAGGCCGTCGTGGGGCTGCCGCTGGACCTGGCCGGCGAGGAGAACGAGTGGGTGGCCGAGGTACGGCGCTTCGGCGACGACCTGGGGCGCCGCACCGGGCTGCCCGTGCACTGGATGGACGAGCGCATGTCGTCCATCAGCGCCGAGCGGGCGGTGCGCGGGATGGGGCTCAAGAAGAGCGACCGCGAGCAGAAGGGACGCATCGATTCCGCGGCGGCGGCGGTGATCCTGGAAACCTGGCTGGCCCTCCGCCGCAACCAGCGCAGGGCTTCGGGGGAAACGGAATGAGGTTCGGTCGATCGGTCGCCGTGCTCGCTGTCGTGCTGCTGGCGGCCTGCGGCAGCGGCGAGGGGAAGGGCGAGCCGGTGCGCTTCAAGGTGCCGGAGGGGAGCGGGCTGTCGTCCGTCACCGACACGCTGGCCAAACGCGGCGTCGTCGGCTCCGCCGCCACCTTCAAGCTGTACGCGCGGATGAAGGGCGCCGCGCCCAAGCTGAAGCCCGGCGTGTACGAGGTGCGCCCCGGCGCCTCGTACGGGCTGATCGTGCAGAAGCTCACCACCGGCGACGTGGTGAAGACGCGCGTCGTCATTCCCGAGGGATGGGACCTGCGCGGCATCGCCCCGCGGCTGGCGCAGGCCACGGGGCTGCCGGCGGACTCGGTGCTGTCGCGGCTGATGGACCCCGCGCTGGCGCAGAAGTACGGGGTGCCCGGGCCCACGCTGGAGGGCTACCTGTATCCCGCCACGTACACCCTGCCGATGGGCTCGTCGCTGGACCGCATCCTTCGCGAGATGACGGGGCAGTACAAGCGCCAGTGGACGCCCGCCATGCGCGCCCGCGCCCAGGCGCTGCGGATGAGCGAGCGCGAGGTAGTGACGCTGGCGTCGATCGTGGAAAAGGAGGCGCGCGTGTGGACCGAGCGTCCGACGATCGCCCGTGTCTACCACAACCGCCTGCAGCGCGGAATGCGCCTGGAAGCGGATCCCACCGTCCAGTATGCCCTGGGCGAGCACCAGAGGCGGCTGCTGCAGAAGCACATCCAGCAGGTGGCGGCCGACCCGTACAACACGTATCGCCACAAGGGGCTGCCGCCCGGCCCCATCGCGTCCCCGAGCCGCGGGGCGGTGGAGGCGACGTTGAACCCGGCGGAGCACGAGTTCCTGTTCTTCGTCGCGCGCCGCAACGGCACGCACGTCTTCACGCGGACGTACAACGAGCACCTGCGCGAGGTCGCCAGGTCGCGCGCGGAGCTTCGCGCCGCGCAGCAGGGCGCCCGCCGGTGACGCTCATCGACCGGCTGCGGCTGATCGTGGTCACCGACGCGGACTGCGGCGGGCGCGACCTGGTGGACGTCGTTCGCGCGGCGCTGCGGGGCGGCGCGCCGGCCATCCAGCTGCGGATGAAGGGCGCGGCCGCCCGCGACATGGTGGAAATGGCCCATGCGCTGCTCGCGGAGACCCGACCCGCCGGGGCGCTGCTGTTCGTGAACGACCGTGTGGACGTGGCCGTGATCGCCGGGGCGGACGGCGCGCACGTGGGCCAGGATGACCTGCCCGTCGGGGCGGCACGGCGGGTTTCACCCCCCGGCTTTCTGCTGGGCGTTTCGGCCGAGAGCGTGGAGTTGGCGCTGCAGGCGGAGGCCGAGGGTGCCGACTACGTGGGCGTCGGCTCCGTCTATGCCACGGGCAGCAAGGCCGACGCGGGCGAGCCCATCGGCCTCGGACGGATCGCGGAGGTGGCCGCGGCCGTGAACATCCCGGTCGTCGGCATCGGGGGGATCGCTATCGGAAACGCGCGTGCGGTGGTGGAGTCGGGCGCCGCCGGCGTGGCGGTGATCAGCGCTGTCATGCGCGCGGACGATCCCGAGTCCGCCACGCGCGAACTGCTGCGGGCCACGACGTTGTAGCCCGCCCGAATTGGAACTAGAAAAGGCCGGAGCCGCTGGTGCGGCGCCGGCCGTTTCTGTCGTTTGTCAGTCGAGCTTCTGCTTCCCTTCGCCGTTCCCGGCTTTCGGCGGGGCCTGCTTGCCGCGAGAAAGGTACACGAGGAGCAAACTCCCGAGCGCACCGATGAAGGTGGCGATCCCTTCCAGGCTCTTGCCTTCGTTGATGAGGTAGAATCCTCCGAGTATCCCCGTCATCGTGATGATGAACGCAGACCCGAGCCCCAGAAACGAGAGCCGCAACAGCCCGCGCTGCATTCTCCTGCGGTGCCCGCCCTCATCCTCGGCCATCCTGACGATCCGATCGGCCAGACCGGGTACGACGGCTTCGTACTCGGCCAGAAGGTCCGGCGGCGGGAGAGGCCCGGAGAAGGAC
It encodes:
- a CDS encoding dihydrofolate reductase family protein encodes the protein MAKLVFGMNQSLDGYVDHTAFAPDPTLFRHFVEEARGQAGSVYGRKIYEIMRYWDDDHPEWNADEHAFAEAWRKQPKWVVSRTLTSVGPNASLVGDDLEGAIRALKAEREGEIEVAGPDLAQSLTELGLIDEYRIYLHPVVLGGGSPYFAGPQPPLRLVAHDRIGEDVIRLTYVPA
- the ruvX gene encoding Holliday junction resolvase RuvX; amino-acid sequence: MSRTIAFDYGQRRIGVAVSDPTRTIASPLTTLQRRAGKRPPWPEIAALIAESEADEAVVGLPLDLAGEENEWVAEVRRFGDDLGRRTGLPVHWMDERMSSISAERAVRGMGLKKSDREQKGRIDSAAAAVILETWLALRRNQRRASGETE
- the mltG gene encoding endolytic transglycosylase MltG; translation: MRFGRSVAVLAVVLLAACGSGEGKGEPVRFKVPEGSGLSSVTDTLAKRGVVGSAATFKLYARMKGAAPKLKPGVYEVRPGASYGLIVQKLTTGDVVKTRVVIPEGWDLRGIAPRLAQATGLPADSVLSRLMDPALAQKYGVPGPTLEGYLYPATYTLPMGSSLDRILREMTGQYKRQWTPAMRARAQALRMSEREVVTLASIVEKEARVWTERPTIARVYHNRLQRGMRLEADPTVQYALGEHQRRLLQKHIQQVAADPYNTYRHKGLPPGPIASPSRGAVEATLNPAEHEFLFFVARRNGTHVFTRTYNEHLREVARSRAELRAAQQGARR
- the thiE gene encoding thiamine phosphate synthase, whose amino-acid sequence is MTLIDRLRLIVVTDADCGGRDLVDVVRAALRGGAPAIQLRMKGAAARDMVEMAHALLAETRPAGALLFVNDRVDVAVIAGADGAHVGQDDLPVGAARRVSPPGFLLGVSAESVELALQAEAEGADYVGVGSVYATGSKADAGEPIGLGRIAEVAAAVNIPVVGIGGIAIGNARAVVESGAAGVAVISAVMRADDPESATRELLRATTL
- a CDS encoding DUF2335 domain-containing protein is translated as MSQKQTNGDQQLSPQLDNAVAGSSEGPAILRQEELFPTAIHVSESSSFSGPLPPPDLLAEYEAVVPGLADRIVRMAEDEGGHRRRMQRGLLRLSFLGLGSAFIITMTGILGGFYLINEGKSLEGIATFIGALGSLLLVYLSRGKQAPPKAGNGEGKQKLD